CAGCAGAAACAGGTCATCTCGTGATGAGTACACTTCACACCCTTGATGCAAAGGAGACTGTGAATAGAATTATATCCATGTTTCCTCCCCATCAGCACCAGCAGATAAGGATACAGCTTGCCTCTGTCATAAAGGCAGTAATTTCCCAGAGGCTTCTTCCAAAGGCTGACGGCACGGGCAGGGTACCTGCTGTAGAAGTAATGCTTGGAACCCTAACAATAAAGGAATGTATTACAGATCCCGAAAAAACAAAGCTCATACCTGATGTAATAGCACAGGGCAAATTGCTCTACGGCATGCAGACCTTTGACCAGTCCTTATTTGACCTTTATAAAGCAGGTCTTGTCACCTATGAGGAAGCTCTAAAGTGGGCATCAAACCCTGATGATTTCACATTAAAAGTAAAGGGAATCCAAACCACCGCAGATGTGGTAAGGGAAGGTGGAAAACCCGAAGCTCCACAGAAGCCGGGCTTCAAGATTGAAAGATTCGGAAGCTAAGGCAAGGGCTTTTGCACTGAAACTCCTCGGTTACAGACAGAGAAGTGAGTCTGAGCTGAGGGAAAGACTTCTTGGAAAAGGTTTCAGCCAGGAGGTCACTGAAAATATAATCAAAATATTTAAAAACTCAGGTCTTATAGATGACAGAGATGCAGCCAAATACTTTGTGAGGGTTGGTGAGCAGAGACTTCTTGGAAAAAGAAAAATTGCAGAGATACTTTTTAAAAGAGGTATCAAGCCAGAGCTAGTAGAAGAGGTTATTGAAGAATTTGATGAGACAGAATCTGCTACAAGGAGTGTCCAGAAATGGCTCAGAAGGCACAGCCTTAAAGATAGAGACTCAGAGGAAAAACTTAAGGAGTTTATGCTCAGAAGAGGATACAGGATGGACACGATCATCAGGATTATAAAAAAGATAAAGGAGGAAGGAAAATGAGTTTTTTAAGATTATCATACTTCTTTATTGTTATCTGTTGCTCCATATTTTTAGCAGCCTGTGCCACAGGTGTAAGATATTCTCCCGGTGAGATCAAGAATTTCCCTGAAGATATCCAGAAGCACATACAGGCAGGCGAGATAGTACCTGGAATGACACAGATACAGGTAAGGTACGCATGGGGTGCACCCTCTGATGTACAGGTCCTCGAACCAAAGGATGGCAGATACAGAGAGATGTGGATATATTCAACATCAGGATTATTAAAGACAAGACTCATATTTGTTGATGGTGTTCTTCATTCAATAATCTCAGGCGATCCCGCAATAAAGATTGAATAATTATGAAAGGAACAGAGATCAGAAAATACTTTCTTGAGTTCTTTCAGGCAAAGGCTCATAGAATCATAAAAAGCTCTCCGCTGATTCCTGCTGGTGATCCTACACTTTTATTCACAAATGCCGGAATGGTTCAGTTCAAGGATGTCTTTCTTGGAAATGAGACACGGCCCTATAAAAGGGCAGCCACATGCCAGAAATGCATGAGGGCAGGTGGAAAGCACAGTGATCTTGAGCAGGTCGGTCACACAGCAAGACACCATACATTTTTTGAGATGCTCGGAAATTTTTCCTTTGGAGATTATTTTAAAAGAGAGGCTATATCCTTTGCATGGGAATTACTGGTTGGAGAATTCAGATTACCAAAGGAGAAACTCTGGGCATCTGTCTACGAAGAAGATGAAGAAGCAGAAAGACTATGGCTTGAGCTTACAGATATTCCTAAGGAGAGAATTGTCAGACTCGGTGCAAAAGATAATTTCTGGCAGATGGGAGACACCGGTCCCTGCGGACCCTGCTCTGAGATAATAATTGACCAGGGACCTGAGGTTGGATGTGGAAAACCA
This genomic stretch from Thermodesulfovibrionales bacterium harbors:
- a CDS encoding recombination regulator RecX, whose translation is MKDSEAKARAFALKLLGYRQRSESELRERLLGKGFSQEVTENIIKIFKNSGLIDDRDAAKYFVRVGEQRLLGKRKIAEILFKRGIKPELVEEVIEEFDETESATRSVQKWLRRHSLKDRDSEEKLKEFMLRRGYRMDTIIRIIKKIKEEGK